GCCGAGCAGGCCGCGCTGCGCGCCTCCGTCGCGACGATGTTCGTCAACCTGGCCCGCCGTTCGCAGATCCTGGTCGACCGGCTGATCGGTCACCTCGACCGGCTGGAGCGTGGCGAGGAAGACCCGGACCGCCTGGCCGAGCTCTTCCAGCTCGACCACCTGGCCACCCGGATGCGCCGTAACGACGAAAACCTCCTGGTCCTCGCCGGCGCCGACTCCACCCGCGTGCAGCGCGAGCCGGCAGCCCTGATCGACGTGCTGCGGGCCGCCCAGTCCGAGGTCGAGCACTACACGCGCATCGAGTTCGGCGTGATCGACCGCGACATCGAGGTCGCTTCCAGCGCGGTCAACGACCTGGTCCACCTGGTCGCCGAGCTGTTCGACAACGCCACGGCGTTCTCGCCGCCCGACTCGCACGTCATGGTCGAGGCGCGCCGGGTCGGCGACCGCGCCGTGCTGTACGTCGAGGACCGCGGCATCGGCATCACGCCCGACCAGATGCACGACCTCAACGAGCGGCTGGCCACGCCGCCCCTGGTCGACGTCGCCGTCTCCCGGATGATGGGCCTTGTCGTGGTCGCGCGGCTGGCCGCACGGCACGGCGTCAAGGTCGAGCTGCGGCCGGCCACCGAGCGCGGCACCGTCGCCGACGTGACGCTGCCGACACCGGTGCTCGTGCCGCGGGCACTGTCCGGGCGCAACGAGCCGGGCGCGTCGCCGTTCCAGCCGACCATGGTCCCGCCGGCCGCCGCGCCGCCGCTGGCCACCCCGCCACCGCCGCCGGTGCAGCGCCCGCCCGTGGGCGCGACGCCGCTGGCCCTGGAGAGCGGCCCCGTCTCGGCGCCTCCCGGACGCCCGTTCGACCCCACGCCGCTCAACGGCGGTCGCATGGTCGGCCCGCCCGGCCCGCCCCAGCGGTCGATGCCGGCCTGGTCCGACCTCACGGGCGCGACCTCGGCGCCGCCCAACGGCGGTGCCAACGGCTCGGGCACCATGTTCAGCCCGCGCACCCCGACCAACGGCCAGCCGAACGACCCGCTGCCGCAGCGGCGTGGCACCGACCACTGGACCGTCGAGGGCGAGGTGACCGGCAGCGGTCCCGCGCCGAACATCCCGCGCCAGATCCCGGCCAACCCGGAGACCCAGACGCGCAGCGGTGGCTTCCCGCCGGTACCGCCGGTGTCCGCCCCGCCCGTGCCGCCGGTCTCCGCTCCGCCGATCCCGCCGCAGGCCCAGGTGCCGCCGCCCGCGTCCGCGCCGCCCGCACCGCCGGCGGCTCCGCACGCACCGGCCGTGCCGCCGGTCATGCCGGCCTCGTCGGCACCACCGGCCTGGCCGCCGGTCAGCGCGCCGGAGACGGGCCCGACCACGGCTCCGTCGGTGCCGGAAAAGCTGGCTGCCGCGCTCGACATGACGGCCGAGCTGCCCAAGGTCAACAACCGCAACGAGTCCGGTGCCAGGCCGGGCGCTCCAGCGCCCGCGCCGCAGGCGGAGACCGCGTCCGAGGCGGCGGCCACCGGCCCCACGACCGCCGCGACGGCCGGACCGGCAGCCAAGCCACGGTTCGCCGACGAGACCATGGAGCTGCCGATCTTCCGCGAGCTGGAGTCGGCCTGGTTCCGCACCCGGCGTGGAGCGCCAGAGGAGCCGCGCACGCCCGCACCAAACGGCGACTTCGTCACCGTCGACGCCGCACGACCGGCCGCCCCCGCCCCGCAGGGCGCACCGGCGGCCAGCGCGCCCGCCACACCGGTTCCGGCCGCCGCATCCCGCCCCTCCATCCCGTCGCCCGCAGGTGGCAACAACGGCAATGGAGCGGTGCGCCGGGAGCCGGCGCAGAGGGAGCCGGCGCAGAGGGAGCCGGTGGGCGGCTGGCAGACCGCCGCCGACGACGGCTGGCGTGCCGCGGCCAGCGCCGCTGCCGAGCGGCCGGTCTCCGAGACCACCCAGGCCGGGCTCCCCAAGCGGGTGCCGATGGCCCAGCTCGTGCCCGGCGGAGTGGAGAAGGGCGCCGCTGCCGTGCAGCGTCGTACACCAGAGGCGGTGCGCGGTCTGCTGTCCGCGTACCACCGGGGGGTGCAGCGTGGTCGCACGCACCCCAAGGACGACCAGCCGACTTTGGGGGAGACTCCAAAGGGCGGTTTGGGCCCGCGGCCGGGAGCGGCCAGAAGGAGCATGAGGGATGACAACAACGCAGGATCTCGGCTGGCTACTGGCCAACTTCGCCGATCGGGTGCCAGGCGTCGCCCACGCGGTCGCGGTGTCCGCCGATGGTCTGCTGCTGGCAGCGTCGCGTGATCTCCCGCGCGACCGGGCAGACCAGCTCGCGGCGATCGCGTCAGGGCTCGTCAGCCTCACACAGGGCGCGGCGCGGTGCTTCGAAGGCGGCGCGGTGCTTCAGACAGTGGTCGAAATGGACAACGGCTTCCTGTTCCTGATGTCGATCTCGGACGGCTCCTCCTTTGCCGTGCTGGCCGCGCGCAGCTGCGACGTCGGTCAGGTCGGCTACGAGATGGCGCTGCTCGTCGACCGCGTGGGCGACGCTCTGACGCCGGCTCCGCGCACGACCGCGGGCATGTTGGGTTGAGCGCACAAGCGGTCCGACATAGGGGGCCGCATGTGCACGGATTCTGTTCGAGATTTCTTCGGGTCGACAGGAGGGGGTGAACGGCATGATGGCGGAACGCGATGAGCCGACCGGCGCGCTGGTCCGGCCGTACGCCGTTACCCGTGGCCGGACCCGTCCCAGGCTTGAAATCGCGCTTGAAGCGCTCGTGGAGACCACCGTGCGAGGACGGTCTGCGGGCGCGACCAAGGGCGGTCAGGGCCGGGAGCATCAATACATCGCCGCGCTCTGTGACGGCCGGCTGCAGTCGCTTGCGGAGATCGCCGCGCGGATGCAGCTCCCGCTCGGGGTGGCGCGGGTCCTCATCGCCGACATGGCCGCCGACGGCCTGCTGGCGGTGTACGAGCCGACGTCCCTCGACGACGCCAACGACGCGGTGGGCACTGAACTGCTGGAGAGGGTGCTGAGTGGACTTCGCAGGCTCTGATATGTCGCAACGCCCGCCGATGACGGGGCGCGTGACGTCGGCGAAGATCGTCATCGCCGGTGGGTTCGGCGTAGGTAAGACGACGCTGGTCGGCTCGGTCTCCGAGATCACGCCGCTGACCACCGAGGCGATCATGGCGTCGGCCGGTGTCGGCGTCGACGACACCCGGCAGGTGCCGGGTAAGACGACCACCACCGTGGCCATGGACTTCGGCCGCATCTCGATCGACCGCGACCTGATCCTGTACCTGTTCGGCACGCCTGGCCAGACCCGGTTCTGGTTCATGTGGGACGAGCTGGTGCGGGGCGCCATCGGTGCGGTCGTGCTCGTGGACACGCGTCGACTCGCCGACTGCTTCGCGGCGATCGACTTCTTCGAGCACCGCCGGCTGCCGTACCTGGTCGCCATCAACTGCTTCGACGGCATGCAGTACCACGACCCGCAGGACGTGCGCGACGCGCTCGCCATCTCCAGCGAGATCCCCGTGGTCAGCTGCGACGCCCGCAACCGCGAGTCCACAAAGCACGTTCTCATCTCCCTGGTGGAGTACGTGCTGAGCATGCGCCGCTCCCGGGCGGTCGCACCCGCCTGACGGGCTCGTAACACCTCGCCGCCGGCGGGCAGTAGCCCGTCGGCGGCTGCATGCTGCCACCGTTCGCGAGCCGCACCCTCCACGATGCACAGACAAAAGCGCCGAGCCCGCGAGGGCCCGGCGCTTTTACGTGTCCAGCGTCAGGAGCGGTAACCGGCCGAGCGGTACTCGTCTTCGCGGTCGACCGAGTCGCGGCTGAAGTCCCAGCCGCCGGCCGACTCACGACCCGGGCGACCGCCGACGGCGTAGCCGCCGATCTCCTGCCCACGGCGCCAGCCGCGGAAGTAGCCGGTGGTGTGCGCGGCGATGCTCTGCGCGTCGCGGACGATGCGCAGCGGGCGCTCCTCGCGGGGAGGCAGGGCGGAGCCGGGCACCAGGTTGGCCTGGGGCACGCGGCGGGGCAGGCCGGAGGTCGTCTCGGCGCCTACAGAGGGCGTCGCGGCCTGTGACGCGGCCCGCCAGCCGGTGTCGGCGGACGAGGTCCAGTCGAGCTTGTTTTCGTCTTCCGGGTGACCGACGAACCAGGCCGAGCGGGTCTCCGCGAAGATCAGCAGGTCGCCGTCGCCCTCCTCGGCCACCGGGACGGCGCTGCGCTCGACCGCGCGGCGCGAGCGGGCCGTGCGGGCGCCACGGTCGCTCGCCTCGGCGTCGACAAGGCGGAGCGACGGGGTGTCCAGCGCGGTCATGCCGCTGAGCGGACGGTCGTCGAGCGCGCGGTCGGACAGCGGCGGCGGCTCCACCAGGCGCAGCATCGGCGGCTCCTGGGGAAGGTCGTCCGCCTGCCACGGCGGCGTCACCCGACCGTCCTTAGCGGCCGGCTGAGCGGGCCGATCGAGCTCGCTGTATCCCGAGTAGGGTCGGTCACCGTTTGCCCGCTGGTGTGTCCCTCCGCGGGCCGCAGGCTCGGTCTCCGTGCGCGGCATCTCCGCGCGCTGCCGGGCGGCCGGCTCGGAACGGGCCGGAGGCTCGGCGTCCAGACGGGACCGGGACGGCTCGGAGTCAAAGCGGGCGCGGTCGTTGTCGGACGAGTTGACCAGGGGCCAAGCGGCGCGAGAGCCGGGCTCGGGCGCGTGTCGTGGCAAAGGCACACTCAAATCCGTAGCACCAAAACCACTCTGAGTGGGCGCGCCACCCTGAGTCGCCGCCGGAACGTCCTGCCTGGTGGTCGGGCGGGGCGGGATCGGCGTAGGGCGCTGGCGCTCGGCGCGCGCGTTGTTGATCGCGGCCGTCGTGAGCGTGGCGCGGAACGGCTCCCCGCTGTCGGCCGGCGCTATCCCACGCTGGCTCGGCACCGCCGCGGCGGGCGCGATCGGCGTGATGCCGGGCGGTGGGGGCGGCGGCGCGGAGACCGGCCGGTTGCTCACCGGCTCGGGGGTGCGCGGCGGCTCCATGCGGGGCGGCTCGGGCGCGCGCGGCGGCTCGGGCCGGGACAGCGGCAACGCGATCTGGGCGGTGTCGGTCATGCCGCCGCTGCCGTAGAGCGTCGGGGTCGCGGGCCGGGCCGGCGGAGCCGACGAGCGGATCGGCAGCGGGGTCGGGGCGCTGATCGCGGCCGGCGCGACCGGCGGGCGGCTGGCCGGGGGCGGCGCGACGGGCGGGCGCACGACCGGCTGGGCCGAGGCGGCCGGCGCGATCGGCGGCGCGGAAGCGGGCGCGACCGGGGAAACCGAGGCCGCCGCGGCAGCGGGCCGGGCCGGGGGCTCGGCGTGGCGACGGCCGGTGTCTCCACCGCGCGCGGCGGCGGGCCGGTTGACCGGCGGGGGTGCGACCGGCGGCCGCGAGACCGGCGGGGGTGCCACGGGCGGCGTCGTCACCGCGTGCGGGGTCGCTGGACCGGCGCTGGCGGCTGCGGGCTCCGGACGGGCCCGGCGCCCGACACGGGTCGGCGCGGGCTCCTCGGCCGGCGGGCGGACCGCGTGCAGGCCGGTGCTCGGGGGAGCGGACTGCGCCGAAGCGACCGCGGCCGCGCGGCGCAACGTGCTTCGCCGGCCCGTGGGGGTGGCGGCCGGAGGCGCGGTCAGGCGGGCGCTGAGCGTGGAGATGAGGGCATCGCAGCCGAGGTCGCAGGCGCGCACGGCGGCGACCGCCTGCCGCACGGTCTCGGAGATGGCCGGGACCAGCGCTTTGCTCGTGCCGCCGCGGCGGGGGGTCTCCGCGATCGCCACGCGCAGCGCGGTGATCTTGTCGGAGACCGTCTCGGCGTCGGCCACGCCCTCGGCCACGAGCTGGCCGATCACCGCGTCGGTGGCGGAGGCGGACTCGCGCCCACGGCTGCTGACGCTGCCATTGAGGAGGCTGGGCTCCGGCAGGGCGTCGAGGACCGCGAGCGAGACGGGCTCGGCCGGGTCAGGGTAGGCGCGCAGCGCTGCCGGGTAGAGCTCGCGGAGCACCTCGCGCAGCGCGACAGCGGCGGAGAGCCGGCCATTGCAGAGGGCGGCGTGCGCGGCGAGCACCGGCTTGTACGACAAGAGGTCGCGCGGCACGGGCAAGGCGACGGCGGAGAGCGCACCGGCCTGCAGAGCGCGGGCGAGACCGACCGCGCGCCGCTCGGCGGCGGGCGACTCCATCTCCTCCACCGATTCGTCATCGGCAAAGCGCTCTGCGTAATCGTCGACCGCGTCGTCATCGGCGATGGCGAGCGGGCGCCCGGCTGCGGTGAGGAGCGACGTGACCAGGTGGTCATCGCTGTCCGCG
The window above is part of the Phytohabitans houttuyneae genome. Proteins encoded here:
- a CDS encoding roadblock/LC7 domain-containing protein, producing MTTTQDLGWLLANFADRVPGVAHAVAVSADGLLLAASRDLPRDRADQLAAIASGLVSLTQGAARCFEGGAVLQTVVEMDNGFLFLMSISDGSSFAVLAARSCDVGQVGYEMALLVDRVGDALTPAPRTTAGMLG
- a CDS encoding transposase, producing the protein MALVRVYCGLASADQTAQAASAESRLTVAVVDDAGRLLDVCEVSDDPAGYAQLGALLVERSSGPTGVAIAADSDDHLVTSLLTAAGRPLAIADDDAVDDYAERFADDESVEEMESPAAERRAVGLARALQAGALSAVALPVPRDLLSYKPVLAAHAALCNGRLSAAVALREVLRELYPAALRAYPDPAEPVSLAVLDALPEPSLLNGSVSSRGRESASATDAVIGQLVAEGVADAETVSDKITALRVAIAETPRRGGTSKALVPAISETVRQAVAAVRACDLGCDALISTLSARLTAPPAATPTGRRSTLRRAAAVASAQSAPPSTGLHAVRPPAEEPAPTRVGRRARPEPAAASAGPATPHAVTTPPVAPPPVSRPPVAPPPVNRPAAARGGDTGRRHAEPPARPAAAAASVSPVAPASAPPIAPAASAQPVVRPPVAPPPASRPPVAPAAISAPTPLPIRSSAPPARPATPTLYGSGGMTDTAQIALPLSRPEPPRAPEPPRMEPPRTPEPVSNRPVSAPPPPPPGITPIAPAAAVPSQRGIAPADSGEPFRATLTTAAINNARAERQRPTPIPPRPTTRQDVPAATQGGAPTQSGFGATDLSVPLPRHAPEPGSRAAWPLVNSSDNDRARFDSEPSRSRLDAEPPARSEPAARQRAEMPRTETEPAARGGTHQRANGDRPYSGYSELDRPAQPAAKDGRVTPPWQADDLPQEPPMLRLVEPPPLSDRALDDRPLSGMTALDTPSLRLVDAEASDRGARTARSRRAVERSAVPVAEEGDGDLLIFAETRSAWFVGHPEDENKLDWTSSADTGWRAASQAATPSVGAETTSGLPRRVPQANLVPGSALPPREERPLRIVRDAQSIAAHTTGYFRGWRRGQEIGGYAVGGRPGRESAGGWDFSRDSVDREDEYRSAGYRS
- a CDS encoding sensor histidine kinase, whose amino-acid sequence is MSRLRRPLGRLRDLPIWSKLGLIMIVPTLATIGVGTNGLIEHLGTANDADRARTLSQLSEASGALVHNLQNERAAAAMLLGVKPTDQAGKQRYNDAYTKVQPTVDETKRPYQQERNALNADDLPVNFRDALTAIDQRLADLPAIRSQVTNGKLQLSQASNNYTTLLSGLISVRDSSAQLAGDTTLGDQMRATAALARFKEFISQERIVGLNILNTNAFTPNLRRQYIETQTGQEQAVQAFKAVATRADAELFDQTVAGSDLRKVEGYAGYLQSRDGTDISDREFDAADWDGALLAKADLVRTVEVDVDAEVVDRATTLRDQEYEQLLVEAGVLLGVLLLAILFAWAVARSMARSLRELRHGALSVAQYGLPQAVARLRDPALSSQLSPVQVASQIAEPLPVRSKDEFGQVTEAFNAVHLEAVRTAAEQAALRASVATMFVNLARRSQILVDRLIGHLDRLERGEEDPDRLAELFQLDHLATRMRRNDENLLVLAGADSTRVQREPAALIDVLRAAQSEVEHYTRIEFGVIDRDIEVASSAVNDLVHLVAELFDNATAFSPPDSHVMVEARRVGDRAVLYVEDRGIGITPDQMHDLNERLATPPLVDVAVSRMMGLVVVARLAARHGVKVELRPATERGTVADVTLPTPVLVPRALSGRNEPGASPFQPTMVPPAAAPPLATPPPPPVQRPPVGATPLALESGPVSAPPGRPFDPTPLNGGRMVGPPGPPQRSMPAWSDLTGATSAPPNGGANGSGTMFSPRTPTNGQPNDPLPQRRGTDHWTVEGEVTGSGPAPNIPRQIPANPETQTRSGGFPPVPPVSAPPVPPVSAPPIPPQAQVPPPASAPPAPPAAPHAPAVPPVMPASSAPPAWPPVSAPETGPTTAPSVPEKLAAALDMTAELPKVNNRNESGARPGAPAPAPQAETASEAAATGPTTAATAGPAAKPRFADETMELPIFRELESAWFRTRRGAPEEPRTPAPNGDFVTVDAARPAAPAPQGAPAASAPATPVPAAASRPSIPSPAGGNNGNGAVRREPAQREPAQREPVGGWQTAADDGWRAAASAAAERPVSETTQAGLPKRVPMAQLVPGGVEKGAAAVQRRTPEAVRGLLSAYHRGVQRGRTHPKDDQPTLGETPKGGLGPRPGAARRSMRDDNNAGSRLATGQLRRSGARRRPRGRGVRRWSAAGSVA
- a CDS encoding GTP-binding protein, translating into MSQRPPMTGRVTSAKIVIAGGFGVGKTTLVGSVSEITPLTTEAIMASAGVGVDDTRQVPGKTTTTVAMDFGRISIDRDLILYLFGTPGQTRFWFMWDELVRGAIGAVVLVDTRRLADCFAAIDFFEHRRLPYLVAINCFDGMQYHDPQDVRDALAISSEIPVVSCDARNRESTKHVLISLVEYVLSMRRSRAVAPA
- a CDS encoding DUF742 domain-containing protein, whose amino-acid sequence is MAERDEPTGALVRPYAVTRGRTRPRLEIALEALVETTVRGRSAGATKGGQGREHQYIAALCDGRLQSLAEIAARMQLPLGVARVLIADMAADGLLAVYEPTSLDDANDAVGTELLERVLSGLRRL